In the genome of Brassica oleracea var. oleracea cultivar TO1000 unplaced genomic scaffold, BOL UnpScaffold00877, whole genome shotgun sequence, the window ttaaaatacacataaatttatttacaaaacttatttttaaaaaaatataaatacaaaataaaactatcgTAAattccatataaacatatatatatatatatatacatatatatatatatattaaattttatcttgAATGCCTTTCATATTTGACCTCAAATGCTATTATACAAGTAATTGagcattataaaaatattaatatcatacatttgatatttttctaaaataatttttacacatatatttctatggttatttttgtttaaataatttctatagaaattaattaaaatagtaacttttaaaatataatttccttttgaaatatttttgaaattcttttAGTTTGCAAGTAAGAGAACTTCTTCTAATTTACAAGtatgatcaaatattttttgagtGTTGAGAAGAAAAACTCGAAAGTTGTATGTATAATCACTTAcccattttatattaataaagtacAAAAAATGTATTGATGATGTGATGGTGAAAAACGGATGATAGTGGGAATGAGGCATGAGAATGAGGCAAATACGAAAAGAAAgaccagttacaaaaaaaaaaaaattaaaagaaagaccaattaaaagaaaatgataaataaaaatgcataataaaaacaattttcgtAGAAAACTgctagaaaactaaaaaaacacagattttggtttttgtgtaGAATTAGATAGTTATTTGACCTAGTTTTTATGGAATTATTTTTAGCAAAATCTTGAGTGGCAAATAAAGTGgtttttcagaaacaaaaaccaaaaaccatttTAAAACTACGAACAATCGACCTCTAAACCAGTTTGTCCTTTTCTTTTAGTCACATGTATCACCAAATTTCTTTGAAAGTATTTTGTCTAATTGTTTTCTAAGATCCcaaacgaaagaaaaataaagacacTGATTAGTTCACAGCCTAAgtataaaataactatatagCATCTTGCAAGGAGAAGGCTTATATATGTCCACAGTATACTCATAAACAACATACATGCACATTACGTAGTATGTACTTCTTGGTAATTATATACGATTTATCACTTATCAGGATATATTTAAACCAGAAATGCAATTTTCAAAAAGCGACGTTTGAGGGTTTGGACATTTATAATTCTGtcattttcagaaaatatatacGGAAGATTATATTAATCGATGGTTGAAAAAGATGGTCGACATATAGAGGTggcaaaatattaaaagaatgtTTGAAGTTGCTTTGGCTTTGAGATGACCTTGCAATGAGGCATATGTCGTTATCAGTAAGGCATAGGGATTAACCCTATTAGAAGAGAGAGATTGAGGTTGCTGACTGATCTAGAGACAACCCTCACAATACGGCATATATATTATGCGTGTGATTGGTAATATCAGCCCAACttgaaagaataaaaatgaagaaatgaaTGGAACTTGGTGTGACCGGTAAATGTCAAAGAACgttaaaaatgaatagaaaaataatgaatagaaataaaattttgagaatgatgaggaatgagagttacttatcaaaattaacaaagaacaaatttgcattataattctctacaaaaaaaaaataggaaggaatgaatagaaaaatatattcctCATGAAAGATAATAGTTTTTAGGAACGTTAAAGAATGTAGTGTTCTTCTTCGTTCTCCTGGTTACCATTCAAACCTGAAATAAGAGGAAAATGTAAACTTTAGAGTAAACTTTTATtctagaagaaagagaagaaaaaattaactgcaaaaaacataaaaagataaaacatttactATATATCAGCGTAACTCATTTTATCTTGATTGGGTGTTTATGGGGCAATTTGGTGAAAACAGTTTTTACTCTACAAAAGTTGCGCTAAAAGTGACTTTTAGGTTATGACTGGTAATTATAGCTGAATTTAGAGTaacaaaaagtagaaaaaatGGGAGTAAAAGTTGTAGAGGAGAAAAGTAATAAAAGTACAATTAAAAAGTGGAAACCAGCGCAACACTTTTCCTCCACCAAAACTgtaaggaacaaaataaatgattttacatTTGATTGTACAGTAATTAaagtaaaatcaataaaatattttttcacctGATTTGGATAGTTTTTGTAGAAATGAAAGTAATTATGTTTTCAGTTGAAAAGTTATCGCTGGAAGTGCCAAACAATCACACTCTTAATCACACCCTATGTCATTAGAGTTAGTTTTCTACTGTAACATTTGAGcttatttctatattttctctATATGCTATTATATAGAACATTCCCCTCTCAAATCGGGATTTGGGGTAGTGTATCGTCTTCTCGGTGAATCTGAAGATCGTAGGCCATGGTGGCCATCCCGCAATCTGAACAAGCCTTGAACCGATTTTGATGAGCTAAAATTGGGAATGGTAGATCCAAAACTAATAATCACTATGCTAAAATTGCTAATCCAATTATAAAACTCACGTAACCCACATAATCATTCAATTTCCTTGTCATTTCTATCCAATATCCATTCTCATAGTTTTGATTCTTCGTTCTCTCTTTAAGATAGTCTTGTGATTAATATTATGACCCACGTACTACTTAGAAACTAACGACAAGTTGACAACTGGAGTATCACagaattttagttttctttttcggCGCAAAAAGACAAGGGTTACAAAACCGAACATATCCAAAATAGTGACAAAGCGCTGACGTCATCTCCCACCCATAAACCGTACAcagcaaaaaaaacataactccaAACGGCGTCGTTAGTTGTTTTCATTTCTAATTTCCCTGTCCTAAATGCGATCGCTCTCTTTCCttgaatcatcatcatcgaacTCTTTGACTCTCCACACCCATCATCTCTCCCAAGCAAAGACGAAAACTAcaagttgaatttttttctttttccgaTTGACCCAACAACCGCAAATCGAATTtcaaattcctttttttttttttttttttgaacaactgatCGAATTTCAACTTCCAGATTGGTGTCTCTACCTCCTTTCCCCATCTCCCAAATCCacttgaagagaaaaaaacaataaaaaaaaaagaaagcagaaTAAAGATCAAAAACTCCAAAACAAATGTTATATTACTAAACTCCCCAAGACTAAACCCTCAAAAAACCAAGATGACAACTTTcatctccaacctctctcttctcctccttgTCGGTTTGTTCTTAAACCCTGTGATCTCCGATTCAAGAGGAGAGACGGTGGCTCAGCGATGCAGCAACAGAACAACGACCCCTCAGCAAAGAAGTCTCGTCGTAACCAACTTCCTCGCCGCCATGGACGCGGTGTCTCCGCTAGTGGAAGCTAAAGGCTACGGGCAAGTAGTCAACGGCACAGGGAACTTGACGGTCTATGCTTACGGAGAGTGCATGAAAGATCTTGACAAGAAAGACTGCGACTTGTGTTTCGCTCAGATCAAAGCTAAAGTCCCTCGTTGCTTGCCCTTTCAACGAGGCACTCGTGGCGGTCGTGTCTTCTCCGATGGATGCTTCATTAGGTATCATTCTCGTCTCAGCccgaaaatataatttttttttttttttttatgaattatgttttctagttttcatacatattaacaaaacattaaattttaaattttaaatataaatgcataaattttttattattatttatttttcataattccaaacaaaacaagtatatttttaaaaaatccaaaatttagttatatctaattttatactTGATTAGGTACGACGAGTACAACTTCTTCAACGAGACGTTAAGCTCGCAAGACGTGACTAATTGTTCTAATAAGGAGATAACCGGAGTAAACCGGACGCTATTTCGGGATAACGCGGCGGAGTTGGTGAAGTTTATGAGCGTGGAGGCGGTGAGGCACGGTGGTTTCTACGCTGGATTTGTGGAGAGACGTAACGTGACGGCTCACGGTTTGGCTCAGTGTTGGGAGCCTCTTACTCGCAGTGGTTGTGCTGAGTGTTTGAGTAACGCTTCAGAGAAAATCGGTTCTTGTTTGGGTAAAGAAGAAGGTCGAGTTCTTAACGCTGGCTGTTACATGAGGTTTTCTAATCTGAAGTTTTACAATAACTCTGGAAATTCAACATCAGATGGAAATGGTGGTAAGTAGATAACACATGAAATGTGACTTAagattagtatatatattgtaacaaTTATGGAAtgtttaagaaacaaaaaaatggtgGCATTGAAATAGAAACATTTCACTTGATGATCAGGTCATAACCATTTGGCTGTGATTTTGGCGGTGACATCTTCGGTTGTGGCTTTTGTTCTGTTGGTCTCAGCGGTTGGTTTCTTGTATAAGAAGAAACGTGCTAAGAAGCTAAGAGGTTTGTGACTTTGCAAATTGAGTTGTTTGTTGAATCAGTTAGGTCTTGAAGTAGCTTAGTTTTTGAGATTAGTAATTGGGGTTTGAGTGAGTCTTGATCTTACTAAATacattttgtgtgtgtgtgtaatgTAATGTAGAGAAGAAGCAACTAGGGTCTCTGTTTATGCTTGCAAACAAATCTGATCTTAGTTTCTCCTATGAGAATCTCGAGAGGGCCACTGATTACTTCAGCGACAAGAATAAGCTAGGACAAGGAGGATCTGGTTCTGTATTTAAGGTAGGGTGTGTTCTTATTTCTCTAGAGATTCTTATTCTTTAATTGGTTAACTCTTTACCCTTTTTGTGCAACAGGGAGTTCTTAGTAACGGTAAGACTGTTGCGGTGAAGAGACTATTCTTCAACACAAAGCAATGGGTTGATCATTTCTTTAACGAAGTCAATTTAATAAGCCAAATCGACCACAAGAACCTTGTCAAGCTCTTGGGATGCAGCATAACCGGACCCGAGAGCCTTCTGGTCTATGAGTACATAGCGAACCAAAGCCTCCATGACTATCTTTTCGGTTTGTTATTCTCATCCTAAACCTTTTTTCCCGGTTACCGTGTCTCAATAGTTTATTATTGACCCGTTCTTGCTACTCTTTTGCTTCAGTAAGACAAGATGTTGAACCGTTGAGTTGGGCGAAGAGGTTCAAGATTATATTTGGCACAGCAGAAGGAATGGCCTATCTACATGAAGAGTCGAATCTGAGAATCATACACAGAGACATTAAGCTGAGTAATATACTTTTGGAACATGATTTTACTCCGAGGATTGCTGATTTTGGACTGGCTAGATTGTTCCCTGAGGACAAGACTCATATCAGCACAGCCATCGCCGGTACACTGTAAATTCTCtaaacttatcttttttttttgtgactttGATGATTacaccatttaaaaaaaatctactaaTTTTTGAAGTTATTCCACTTGTGAAACACAGAGGGTACATGGCGCCAGAGTATGTGGTACGAGGTAAACTTACTGAGAAAGCAGATGTTTACAGCTTCGGAGTTCTTATGATTGAAGTTATAACTGGAAGACGTAACAACGCCTTCTCACAAGACTCTAGTTCGATCCTCCAAACGGTAAgtaattatcatttttgttctttcttgagGGTTTGTTTTAAGCTCAAACCATTTTCTtgaatcttgaaaaaaaaaaactttaggtTTGGAGTCTGTACGGGACAAGCAACTTTGTTCAAGTTGTGGATCCAGTATTGGGGGATAACTTCAACAAGATGGAAGCGTCACGGTTGCTTGAGATCGGTCTGCTCTGCGTTCAAGCAGCGTTTGATCAGCGTCCTGCCATGTCTGCGGTTGTGAAAATGATGAAAGGGAGTTTGGAGATTCCTACGCCTACGCAACCGCCATTTCTGAACCCAAGGAGTGTATTGGAGATGAGAAAGATGATGTCTCCGATGATGGAAGATCAGTCCCAGTCTTCGGGCTGGAGGAGTGACAACATATCTGAGAGTTTCTTTGAACCTAGATAAGCTTTAAGATCGTTTTATATccgaatctttttttttttttggatggaTCTCAATCTGTCATATGTAAAAAGAACTGAGATGCCGATAAATCGTGTGTAACTAATTGAGGTAACGTATGATCCACGCCACTGTTATGTAACCTAGGAAGTGAACATGGCTACAGCTCACTTGGTGGGTGGAGGGCAAACTCCGGTTTAGTCTTGGTTTAGGTTTGTTTATAAATCTATAGTACGATTCGATTAATATTACAACCGTTTTTATGTGATTTTGCTTTTGTTCTCAAGTTTGTATGTTTTTCTATTTCAAATAAATCACTAGTTTTGTTTGCGTTTTCATATTTGcaaaagttattttaatttaaatatgctaagaacaattaaaagaaaactcctcgcaaaaaataaataaatcaaggAGCCGTGACGGTGAGGACGACTACTAAACatgttaaattataaaaatttctggtGAAGAATAAATACGTAAAAAGATTATATGCATTTTGGTCTGCCCAACATAATTTGTTTGTTACTTATTATAGATAAGCTGTGCTTTATTCTGAGTTTGTGACCCCACTATATAATTTTCAGCATTGATTATCCAACTACGCCCCATGtgcttttgtatttttattgacTACAAACTTTTGACAATGGCAACTTGACCTTGTtaatggctttttttttttaaatttctagaACTTTAATGGTAACATACCAAACCATTTCTTTATTGTAACGTCCTCTATTATCTACCGTTAGTTTATCCAATTGACATTtcttaattcttattttttggAATGTCGTCATACAATAAAGGACATGTGAAGTTATATTTATTCTCTTAAGAAAATATTCAGAATTATTGGAATTTCTAGACAGGCCGGTCCTATGTAGACCTGAGAAGGATCAAGTATCCGGataattttaaggtatccggatccggatccttatccggcggatctataattttactattcttatccggatccggggttctagGATATTCGGGTGTTggatatctttttaaaaattgtaatatccggcggatatccggatccagatttggatatttaaaataaataaaaaataatattaatatatataaaatattaacaataatttaaaaataaaaatatataatgtttttaattatttctatgtataatattacaaaatttacataaaatttatatatactattataaaactgaaatatattaaataaaattaatttttatatatagatattactatttttgaaatagttattaataaaacttacggatccggatgtccggactaaaaaattaaaatatccggatccaacattttattatccggatcAAGATtaggcccctccggatatctggattttcggatcggatccggatcgaattcggatctcggataaaagtccgaGGCCTAGTCCTATGTATTTAGACTcctaatatccaaaaaaaaaattattttttatccataatctatataaattttagtgtGTGTAGCTGGAGCTTCAGCACCTTTAGCTTAGTACCAGTGTAGGATAGTGAACCAGTAGAGATAATGAATGAATTGGGTAAAGGGAATTATCCAATTAAACCGAACCGGCTCCACACCAGATCGGATCAACTAAATAATCcaccgtttttttttaatgaaaaccgACAACTATTTGAATAAAGACAACGACTTCAACTCAAGGTTGAGCCGGTTTCCAAGTGTGAATCCGAAGATAAAAAAACTACTACTTTTTTGACTAACCAGTAGAGAGACAAAGAGAGATAGAAACAGCAAAGTAAGTTGACTATTATTACAACACAACCATTTCGTCAAAGTCAAGCTGTTGAAAATTCAACTCTTTCATCATTTTCATTCATCTTCTTTAATCTTTGCTTCCTCCATTTCAAACCCTCTgatcattaaagaaaaaaaatatcttttcaaTCAAGCAACAACAAAACAATGAAGAAAGAACCAACTCATCATCGCTACCTTCCATGCCTCTTCCTGTTTCTTCTTTCACTACTCCGACCAATCACCTCAGACCCTAGAGCACGATCCGTCAAAATCACTTGCTCACCGCAGCTCGAGCACAACGAAACCGTCTTCGTCCCCAACTTCGTAGCCTCGATGGAGAAAATCAGCCAAGTAGTCCAAACCACCGGTTTCGGAACCGCTCAAACCGGTTCAGGACCAGACGGTAACTACGCTCTCGCACAGTGCTACGGAGATCTCCCTCTAAACGACTGCGTCCTCTGCTACGCGGAAGCGAGAACCATACTTCCAAAGTGTTATCCTCAGAACGGAGGTAGAATCTTCCTCGACGGATGTTTCATGAGAGCCGAGAACTACAGTTTCTACAAAGAGTTCAAAGGACCTGAAGACACCGTCCTTTGCGGGAACGCCACGAGGAGGAACAACGCCACTTTCGGTGACGCGGTGAGACAGGTGGTGAGAAACGCGGTTGCTGCGGCTCCTGGGAATGGAGGGTACGCTCGCGGCGCATCTGCAAATGGAGAATCTTCTGCGTTTGTGTTGGTGAATTGCTGGAGAAATCTGAGTCCTGAGTCTTGTAAACAGTGTTTGGAGGATGCTTCTGCTTCTATGGTTGACAAGTGTTTGCCGTGGTCTGAAGGACGTGCGCTTCACACTGGATGCTTCCTTAGGTACTCTGATCAAGATTTCTTGAACAAGATTCCACGAAACGGAAGATCAAGAGGTAATACCATAGTTCTAAAATTCGATTTAGGAGTTGGTCTTGTCCGaaactattttctaaaatccagtttatataactcaaattgatttttttttttaaattgtttaaatcGGTCTAAACTAGTCTACACatgttaatttaataataatgttaatGGAAATCCACGAACTTgtctaatttcttttgtttgttataatgtaattttgataattcatcgtaataattttataattaaaccaagaactaaaatatttaatataaatttaaaatatatatataaaatcctAAAATAAATCAAGAATTTGTTAACACCTAAGCATCCAAGTAATCTTTATAGTCACCAGTCCTCTATAAAATGTCTAGTAACCGCCTAATGTTTCTTTCACGTTGggtgatacattttttttttatagaatctGCTTTTAAGAGTGTTCATCAATCATCATAACTCTAATGAAATGGTACTTA includes:
- the LOC106320303 gene encoding cysteine-rich receptor-like protein kinase 3, with the translated sequence MTTFISNLSLLLLVGLFLNPVISDSRGETVAQRCSNRTTTPQQRSLVVTNFLAAMDAVSPLVEAKGYGQVVNGTGNLTVYAYGECMKDLDKKDCDLCFAQIKAKVPRCLPFQRGTRGGRVFSDGCFIRYDEYNFFNETLSSQDVTNCSNKEITGVNRTLFRDNAAELVKFMSVEAVRHGGFYAGFVERRNVTAHGLAQCWEPLTRSGCAECLSNASEKIGSCLGKEEGRVLNAGCYMRFSNLKFYNNSGNSTSDGNGGHNHLAVILAVTSSVVAFVLLVSAVGFLYKKKRAKKLREKKQLGSLFMLANKSDLSFSYENLERATDYFSDKNKLGQGGSGSVFKGVLSNGKTVAVKRLFFNTKQWVDHFFNEVNLISQIDHKNLVKLLGCSITGPESLLVYEYIANQSLHDYLFVRQDVEPLSWAKRFKIIFGTAEGMAYLHEESNLRIIHRDIKLSNILLEHDFTPRIADFGLARLFPEDKTHISTAIAGTLGYMAPEYVVRGKLTEKADVYSFGVLMIEVITGRRNNAFSQDSSSILQTVWSLYGTSNFVQVVDPVLGDNFNKMEASRLLEIGLLCVQAAFDQRPAMSAVVKMMKGSLEIPTPTQPPFLNPRSVLEMRKMMSPMMEDQSQSSGWRSDNISESFFEPR